One genomic window of Peromyscus maniculatus bairdii isolate BWxNUB_F1_BW_parent chromosome 2, HU_Pman_BW_mat_3.1, whole genome shotgun sequence includes the following:
- the Hes2 gene encoding transcription factor HES-2 has protein sequence MRLPGRVGDAAELRKSLKPLLEKRRRARINQSLSQLKGLVLPLLGAETSRCSKLEKADILEMTVRFLQEQPASPYSTAVSGPFDSYLEGYRACLARLARVLPACSVLEPAVSACLLEHLRQKTVSGGPPSQTPTPAPAPAPSLQVPPPGSPGLWRPW, from the exons ATGAGACTGCCTGGAAGAGTAGGGGACGCGGCGGAGCTGCGCAAG AGCTTGAAGCCGCTGCTGGAGAAGCGCCGGCGCGCACGGATCAATCAGAGCCTGAGCCAGCTAAAGGGGCTGGTATTGCCGTTGCTGGGTGCGGAG ACTTCTCGCTGTTCGAAGCTGGAGAAGGCGGACATCCTGGAAATGACCGTGCGCTTCCTGCAGGAGCAGCCTGCGTCCCCTTACTCCACTGCAGTCTCGG GGCCCTTTGATAGCTACCTCGAGGGTTACCGAGCCTGTCTGGCGCGCCTGGCCCGCGTGCTGCCCGCCTGCAGCGTCCTGGAGCCGGCCGTGAGCGCGTGCCTGCTGGAGCACCTGCGGCAGAAGACTGTCAGTGGTGGCCCGCCCTCACAGACGCCAACACCCGCCCCTGCTCCAGCTCCCTCTCTGCAGGTGCCTCCTCCCGGCAGCCCTGGCCTATGGCGGCCCTGGTAG